A region of Vitis vinifera cultivar Pinot Noir 40024 chromosome 13, ASM3070453v1 DNA encodes the following proteins:
- the LOC100854267 gene encoding (-)-alpha-terpineol synthase, with protein MIGNSTCEEIIVRRTANYHPPIWDYDYVQSLRSDYVGETYTRRLDKLKRDVKPMLGKVKKPLDQLELIDVLQRLGLFKDEIKRILDSIYNQYNQHEEWKKDDLYATALEFRLLRQHGYDVPEDVFSRFKDETGSFKACLCEDMKGMLCLYEASYLCVQGESTLEQARDFAHRHLGKGLEHNIDQNLAIEVNHALELPLHWRMPRLEARWFIDVYEKRQDMNPILLEFAKLDFNMVQATHQEDLRHMSSWWRSTRLGEKLNFARDRLMENFLWTVGMIFEPQYGYCRRMLTKLGTFVTIIDDVYDVYGTLDELELFTDAVDRWDINAMDPLPEYMKLCFLALYNSTNEMAYDALKEHGLHIISYLRKAWSDLCKSYLLEAKWYYSGYKPTLQEYISNAWISISGPVLLVHSYFFVANPITEEALQSLERYHNIIHWSSMILRLSDDLGTSLDELKRGDVPKSIQCYMYETGASEEDARKHISYLIGETWKKLNEDRAVESPFPETFIGIATNLARMAQCMYQHGDGHGIEYGETKDRVLSLLVEPVPSLSSE; from the exons ATGATTGGCAACAGCACTTGCGAGGAAATCATTGTTCGGCGAACTGCAAACTACCATCCTCCCATTTGGGACTATGATTATGTGCAGTCACTAAGAAGTGATTATGTG GGGGAAACATACACCAGAAGACTTGATAAGCTAAAGAGAGATGTGAAGCCAATGCTTGGGAAAGTGAAGAAGCCTTTGGATCAGCTGGAGCTAATCGATGTTTTGCAAAGGCTTGGACTCTTCAAGGATGAAATAAAGAGAATATTGGACAGCATATACAACCAGTACAATCAGCACGAAGAGTGGAAGAAAGATGATTTATACGCAACAGCTCTTGAATTTAGACTGTTAAGGCAGCATGGCTATGATGTGCCTGAAG ATGTTTTTAGTAGATTCAAGGACGAAACAGGGAGCTTTAAGGCATGCCTGTGTGAAGATATGAAGGGAATGCTCTGCTTGTACGAAGCTTCATACCTTTGTGTACAAGGAGAAAGTACCTTGGAGCAGGCCAGAGATTTCGCACACAGACATCTTGGAAAGGGCCTTGAGCACAACATAGATCAAAATCTTGCCATTGAGGTGAACCATGCCTTAGAGCTTCCATTGCATTGGAGAATGCCAAGGTTAGAGGCAAGGTGGTTCATAGACGTATACGAGAAAAGACAGGACATGAATCCTATCTTGCTGGAGTTTGCTAAATTGGACTTCAATATGGTACAAGCCACACACCAGGAGGATCTAAGACACATGTCAAG CTGGTGGAGGAGTACACGCCTGGGAGAAAAGTTGAACTTTGCTAGGGACAGGCTGATGGAGAATTTCCTATGGACTGTGGGAATGATATTCGAGCCTCAGTATGGATATTGTAGGAGAATGTTAACGAAGCTTGGCACATTCGTAACAATAATTGATGATGTTTACGATGTTTATGGTACATTGGATGAACTTGAGCTTTTTACAGATGCTGTTGACAG GTGGGATATCAATGCAATGGATCCACTTCCAGAATACATGAAGTTGTGCTTCCTTGCTCTCTACAACTCCACTAATGAAATGGCTTATGATGCTCTCAAGGAACATGGTTTACACATCATTTCCTATCTTAGAAAAGCG TGGTCAGACTTATGTAAATCTTACTTACTGGAGGCAAAGTGGTACTACAGTGGATATAAACCAACCCTACAAGAATACATTAGCAATGCATGGATTTCGATATCAGGTCCTGTACTGCTAGTCCACTCCTATTTTTTTGTTGCAAATCCAATCACCGAGGAGGCCTTGCAATCCTTAGAGagatatcacaatattatcCATTGGTCATCAATGATTTTAAGGCTTTCAGATGATCTGGGAACATCACTG GATGAGTTGAAAAGAGGAGATGTTCCCAAGTCAATCCAGTGTTACATGTATGAAACTGGTGCTTCTGAAGAAGACGCCCGTAAACACATAAGCTATTTGATTGGAGAGACATGGAAGAAGCTAAATGAAGATCGAGCTGTAGAGTCTCCATTCCCTGAAACTTTTATTGGAATTGCAACGAATCTTGCTAGGATGGCCCAGTGCATGTATCAGCATGGAGATGGACATGGTATTGAATATGGTGAAACTAAGGATCGAGTGTTGTCATTACTCGTTGAGCCCGTTCCCAGTTTGAGTTCTGAATAA
- the LOC100254077 gene encoding uncharacterized protein LOC100254077 encodes MAKLPFKSLLCLMQKRFLTTSPTLYISSLSSSSSTLLSPSYTAQFLVKSCGLPLDSAISISQKLNLDENKPQKHASVLELLKSHGFSNTHIVKLVSRYPLILQSQVDKLKLKVEYLHDNGLVGPVLHELIVSNPNILRRSLDKHIKPSLDFLKEFLETNEKIVTAIKRGSWLLSFDLKGILKPNTFLLIKEGVPRKRISQLITLQPRAIMQNVDRMLYATERARSLDIKPTDSTYVTAIPVILSMTESTWKRKVELYKKFGLTEVEIFKAIKRQPYFMACSEEKIKSLMNFYTYTMKLKPSAIATYPRLLLYSFDARIQPRFNVLNILASKKLLKTHKKIAWLLTQSEAKFLTNYVNKYLDQVPDLMELYRGVKTIDL; translated from the coding sequence ATGGCTAAGCTTCCTTTCAAGAGTTTGCTTTGTTTGATGCAAAAACGTTTCCTCACAACATCTCCAACCCTGTATATATCTTCGttgtcttcttcatcttcaacaTTATTATCACCATCGTACACAGCCCAATTTCTTGTGAAATCTTGTGGGCTTCCCTTGGACTCTGCCATTTCCATCTCTCAGAAGCTCAACCTTGATGAAAACAAACCGCAAAAACATGCGTCTGTGCTCGAATTGCTCAAATCTCATGGATTCTCCAATACCCATATTGTAAAACTTGTGTCAAGGTATCCCCTGATCCTCCAATCCCAAGTGGATAAGCTCAAGCTTAAAGTAGAGTATCTCCATGACAATGGCTTAGTGGGTCCGGTCCTTCATGAGCTTATTGTGTCTAATCCGAATATTTTGAGGCGAAGCTTGGATAAACATATAAAACCGTCACTCGATTTTCTCAAGGAGTTCCTTGAAACCAATGAGAAAATTGTAACAGCTATAAAGCGCGGATCATGGTTGTTAAGCTTCGATCTGAAGGGAATTTTGAAgccaaacacttttcttttgataaaagaAGGGGTCCCTCGTAAAAGAATATCGCAATTGATTACATTACAACCGAGGGCTATAATGCAAAATGTTGATAGGATGTTGTATGCCACAGAAAGGGCCAGAAGTTTGGATATCAAACCAACCGATTCTACATACGTAACTGCTATTCCAGTGATTCTCTCGATGACCGAATCAACTTGGAAAAGGAAAGTGGAACTGTATAAGAAGTTTGGTTTGACCGAAGTTGAGATTTTCAAAGCTATCAAGCGTCAACCATATTTTATGGCTTGTTCAGAGGAGAAAATCAAGagtttaatgaatttttatacCTACACAATGAAGTTGAAGCCATCTGCAATAGCTACTTATCCTAGGCTTCTTTTGTATTCATTTGATGCAAGGATACAACCAAGGTTTAATGTTTTGAACATCTTGGCTTCAAAGAAGCTGCTTAAGACACACAAAAAGATTGCATGGTTGCTCACACAAAGCGAGGCTAAGTTCTTGACCAATTATGTGAACAAGTACTTGGACCAAGTTCCAGATTTAATGGAACTATATCGTGGGGTCAAGACAATTGATCTCTGA